A window of Acidobacteriota bacterium contains these coding sequences:
- a CDS encoding glycoside hydrolase family 28 protein, which yields MTQTDPSRRRFLKLVGAAGLVAASPLSAFGFTDAAWSTIFPSIGADDAWKEAAAIVARVVAPKFPNRDFDITRYGAIGDATTDCTEPIAQAIAACGRAGGGRVVVPKGEFLTGAVHLKSRVNLHVAAGAVLRFQRDPRHYLPLVFTRFEGVECMNYSPLIYAFEQQDVAVTGTGTLDGNAGDAHWWPWKGRDPKEKASMANQLAARAKLIDMAVKGVPVAERVFGDGSYLRPNFVQPYRCKNVLIEGVTIINSPMWELHPVLCTNVTVRQVNIKSHGPNNDGCDPESCRDVLIEGCTFDTGDDCIALKSGRNDDGRRVNVPIENVVIRDCVMKAGHGGVVVGSEISGGARNIFAERCRMDSPNLDRGLRIKTNSVRGGTTEHIYMRDCTIGSVTEAVVTVNLFYEEGDTGKFPPTVRDIEVRNVTSRKGQYALLLRGYTRTPISDIRIIDCTFDGTEKPDLIEGVKGLVLTNTRINRRLRNETINK from the coding sequence ATGACTCAGACGGATCCATCGCGCCGCCGTTTTCTGAAACTGGTGGGAGCCGCAGGCCTCGTCGCCGCGTCTCCACTCTCGGCGTTCGGCTTCACCGACGCCGCATGGTCGACCATCTTCCCCTCCATCGGCGCCGACGACGCGTGGAAGGAAGCGGCGGCGATTGTGGCCCGTGTCGTCGCGCCGAAGTTCCCCAATCGGGATTTCGATATCACGAGGTACGGCGCGATCGGCGACGCCACGACGGACTGCACGGAGCCCATCGCGCAAGCCATCGCGGCGTGCGGGCGGGCGGGCGGCGGACGCGTCGTCGTGCCGAAGGGTGAGTTCCTCACCGGCGCGGTTCACTTGAAGAGCCGTGTCAACCTTCACGTGGCGGCGGGCGCGGTGCTGCGATTCCAGCGCGATCCACGGCACTACCTGCCGCTCGTGTTCACGCGCTTCGAGGGCGTCGAGTGCATGAACTACTCGCCGCTCATCTACGCCTTCGAGCAGCAAGACGTTGCCGTCACGGGGACCGGGACGCTCGACGGCAACGCCGGCGACGCGCACTGGTGGCCGTGGAAGGGACGGGACCCCAAGGAGAAGGCCAGCATGGCCAATCAACTGGCGGCCCGAGCGAAGCTGATCGACATGGCGGTCAAAGGGGTGCCGGTCGCTGAGCGCGTGTTCGGCGACGGCTCATATCTCAGGCCGAATTTCGTCCAGCCGTACCGCTGCAAGAACGTGCTCATCGAGGGCGTGACGATCATCAACTCGCCGATGTGGGAACTGCACCCGGTGCTCTGCACGAACGTGACCGTGCGACAGGTCAACATCAAGAGCCACGGACCCAACAATGACGGCTGCGATCCGGAGTCGTGTCGCGACGTGCTCATCGAAGGCTGCACGTTCGACACGGGCGACGACTGCATCGCGCTCAAGTCGGGCCGCAACGATGATGGGCGAAGGGTCAACGTCCCGATCGAGAACGTCGTCATCCGCGATTGCGTGATGAAGGCCGGACACGGCGGCGTCGTGGTGGGCAGCGAGATTTCCGGTGGCGCCCGCAACATCTTCGCCGAGCGGTGCCGGATGGACAGCCCGAACCTGGACCGCGGGCTCCGGATCAAGACCAACTCGGTGCGCGGAGGCACGACCGAACACATCTACATGCGCGACTGCACAATCGGGTCGGTCACCGAGGCGGTCGTGACGGTGAATCTGTTCTACGAAGAAGGCGACACGGGCAAGTTCCCGCCGACGGTCCGCGATATTGAAGTGCGAAACGTCACCAGCAGGAAAGGCCAGTACGCGTTGCTGCTCCGGGGCTACACACGCACCCCCATCAGCGACATCAGGATCATTGACTGCACGTTTGACGGAACGGAGAAACCGGATCTGATCGAGGGCGTCAAGGGCCTGGTGCTCACCAACACACGGATTAACCGCCGGTTGAGGAACGAGACGATCAACAAGTAG
- a CDS encoding pectinesterase family protein, with translation MSTDDRPVRRCRPLAAAASVCAGVVAAAALTVQVSSLPEIGSGPIPRAGRQEETAARSQILVVAQDGSGQFRTIQSALDAISQDNRTPKTILIRNGTYREKIFIKSSHVAVVGEDRDKTVVQYAELRKNWRVDHPDDWGAAVVNIGDTSSDIFLGNLTVHNNYGRLHGDHDHQFAVRSGGIATRIVIVHAKIIADGGDTLSLWNTGNGMYYHADCDFEGWVDYVCPRGWCYITNSRFFGRNLTASIWHDGSRDKDQRFVIRRSSFDGVPGFPLGRNNRDGQFFLLDNRFSANMANRPIYRPSAESAYQWPTRSYFWNNQRESGNFAWFADNLESADGAPRAGDITPVWTFQGRWDPEETMPSVLPFTSTPRPEDGDRDVPVNLAALRWVGSRDAERYRVSFGTANPPPVRGDVSATRFPVGPLTPGTIYFWRVDSVAASGIIVGPDWSFRTGRTPLAVAGASQTTSPARPERPVPPSAAKSPTWRVRIVLVGDSTVTDKAGWGSGFKKRLGDRADCINLARNGRSSKSFIAEGHWTEALKARADYALIQFGHNDMPGKGPDRETDPTTTYRAYLGQYVDEAIAAGVTPIIVTPLTRRLFGPDGKIHSDLGDYAAAARAVAAEKGVAVIDLHARSVELLDRMGEAAAEAFNIEKADGTPDTTHLSTSASTAFGAIVADELMRLVPALAPYLK, from the coding sequence ATGTCGACGGATGACAGGCCTGTCCGGCGATGCCGGCCGCTCGCCGCCGCGGCGAGTGTGTGTGCGGGCGTCGTTGCGGCCGCGGCGTTGACTGTGCAGGTGTCGTCCCTTCCTGAAATCGGGTCAGGCCCGATTCCCCGGGCCGGACGCCAGGAGGAGACGGCGGCGCGGAGCCAGATATTGGTGGTCGCGCAGGATGGCAGCGGCCAGTTCCGCACGATCCAGTCGGCGCTCGATGCGATCTCGCAGGACAACCGGACGCCGAAGACGATCCTGATCAGGAACGGCACCTATCGCGAGAAGATCTTCATCAAGTCGAGCCATGTCGCGGTCGTCGGTGAGGATCGCGACAAGACGGTCGTCCAGTATGCCGAACTCCGGAAGAACTGGCGCGTCGATCATCCCGACGACTGGGGCGCCGCGGTGGTCAATATTGGCGACACATCGAGCGACATCTTCTTGGGCAACCTGACCGTCCACAACAACTACGGCCGCCTCCACGGCGACCACGACCACCAGTTTGCCGTTCGAAGCGGCGGCATCGCGACGCGGATCGTCATCGTGCACGCGAAGATCATCGCCGACGGCGGTGACACGTTGAGCCTCTGGAACACCGGCAACGGGATGTACTACCACGCCGACTGCGATTTCGAAGGATGGGTCGACTACGTGTGCCCGCGCGGCTGGTGCTACATCACGAACAGCCGGTTCTTCGGGCGAAACCTGACGGCGAGCATCTGGCACGACGGCAGCAGGGACAAGGACCAGAGGTTCGTCATCCGCCGATCGTCGTTCGATGGCGTGCCGGGCTTCCCGCTCGGCCGCAACAACCGCGATGGACAGTTCTTTCTCCTCGACAATCGATTTTCGGCCAACATGGCAAACCGGCCGATCTACCGGCCGTCAGCAGAGAGCGCGTATCAGTGGCCGACCCGCAGCTACTTCTGGAACAACCAGCGCGAGAGCGGGAACTTCGCGTGGTTCGCTGACAACCTGGAGAGCGCCGACGGCGCGCCTCGCGCGGGCGACATTACGCCGGTCTGGACGTTTCAGGGGCGGTGGGATCCGGAGGAGACCATGCCTTCGGTGCTGCCGTTCACCTCGACGCCGCGGCCCGAGGACGGCGACCGCGACGTGCCCGTGAATCTTGCCGCGTTGCGATGGGTCGGTTCGCGAGACGCGGAGCGGTACAGGGTGTCGTTCGGGACGGCGAACCCGCCGCCCGTCCGCGGAGACGTCAGTGCCACCCGGTTTCCGGTGGGTCCCCTCACACCAGGCACGATCTACTTCTGGCGCGTGGACTCGGTCGCGGCGTCCGGGATCATCGTGGGGCCCGACTGGTCGTTTCGCACCGGGCGTACGCCACTCGCCGTTGCCGGCGCGTCTCAAACGACGTCTCCTGCGCGACCCGAGCGCCCTGTGCCGCCATCCGCGGCGAAGTCGCCCACCTGGCGCGTCCGCATCGTCCTGGTCGGCGACTCGACCGTGACAGACAAAGCCGGATGGGGATCCGGCTTCAAGAAGCGGCTCGGGGATCGCGCCGACTGCATCAACCTGGCGCGCAACGGCCGCAGTTCGAAGAGCTTTATCGCTGAGGGGCATTGGACCGAGGCGCTCAAGGCTCGTGCCGACTACGCGCTGATCCAGTTTGGACACAACGACATGCCAGGTAAGGGGCCGGACCGCGAGACCGATCCGACGACGACGTACCGGGCGTATCTCGGGCAGTACGTCGATGAGGCCATAGCCGCCGGTGTCACTCCGATCATCGTGACCCCGCTCACTCGACGGCTGTTCGGCCCGGACGGAAAGATCCACTCGGATCTTGGCGACTACGCCGCCGCCGCCAGGGCGGTCGCGGCTGAGAAGGGTGTTGCCGTGATCGACTTGCACGCCAGGAGCGTCGAACTGCTCGACCGGATGGGTGAGGCAGCAGCCGAGGCGTTCAATATCGAGAAGGCGGACGGCACGCCGGACACCACGCATCTCTCGACGTCAGCGAGCACGGCCTTCGGCGCCATCGTCGCCGACGAACTTATGCGTCTGGTGCCGGCGCTCGCGCCGTACTTGAAATAG
- a CDS encoding DUF4861 family protein — protein MTRLTTALIIAVGVLLAAAALPAAAPDGLVTVRNPIDLARANETVVLPATELMTLLAVDDVRKVHVLDGEMEVLAQAVDLNDDGKFEQLIFQTDIGPNATRTFKLAAGAQLTPKVSDFKAYGRFVRERRDDFAWENDRIAHRMYGAALETWAQEPLTSSAVDVWTKRVRRLIINDWYMVDDYHHDNGTGGDFYSAGKSRGGGGSGLWIDGTLYPSANFRASRVLANGPIRVLFELTYQNWDAAGAKVSEVKRITLDAGQNLDRFESAYLVEGASRDLAVAAGIKKQPGSEIATSKETGIMRVWEPVQVKGNGNLGLGVIFDPSQTLTFTEGDGNYLVIAPLRPGRTVSYYAGFAWDRSGDVANAAEWDAYLSQFARRLKSPLEVTLGARPR, from the coding sequence ATGACGCGTCTGACCACTGCCCTGATCATCGCTGTCGGCGTGCTGCTCGCGGCGGCCGCGTTACCCGCAGCAGCGCCGGACGGCCTGGTCACGGTGCGCAATCCGATTGATCTGGCCCGCGCGAACGAGACCGTCGTGCTGCCGGCGACGGAACTGATGACGCTCCTCGCCGTCGACGATGTTCGGAAGGTGCATGTGCTCGACGGGGAGATGGAGGTGCTCGCTCAGGCGGTCGATCTGAATGACGACGGGAAGTTCGAGCAGCTGATTTTTCAGACCGACATCGGCCCGAACGCCACGAGGACCTTCAAGCTGGCGGCTGGCGCGCAACTGACGCCGAAGGTGTCGGACTTTAAGGCGTACGGCCGGTTTGTCCGCGAGCGCCGCGACGATTTCGCATGGGAGAACGACCGCATCGCGCATCGGATGTACGGAGCCGCACTCGAAACGTGGGCCCAGGAGCCGCTGACCAGCAGCGCGGTCGACGTCTGGACCAAACGCGTCCGGCGGCTGATCATCAATGACTGGTACATGGTTGACGACTATCACCACGACAACGGCACGGGGGGCGACTTCTACTCGGCCGGAAAGAGTCGGGGCGGCGGCGGAAGCGGACTCTGGATCGACGGCACGCTCTACCCGTCCGCGAACTTTCGTGCCTCGCGTGTGCTGGCCAACGGCCCCATTCGCGTCCTGTTCGAGCTGACCTACCAGAACTGGGACGCCGCAGGCGCGAAGGTGTCGGAAGTGAAGCGCATCACGCTCGATGCCGGGCAGAATCTGGACCGCTTCGAGAGCGCGTACCTTGTCGAAGGCGCGTCACGCGACCTGGCCGTCGCTGCCGGCATCAAGAAGCAGCCGGGTTCGGAGATTGCGACGTCGAAGGAAACGGGAATCATGAGGGTGTGGGAACCGGTCCAGGTGAAGGGCAACGGCAATCTCGGCCTCGGGGTCATCTTTGATCCGTCACAGACGTTGACGTTCACCGAGGGCGACGGCAACTACCTCGTAATCGCACCCCTGCGTCCCGGCCGGACCGTCTCGTACTACGCCGGGTTCGCCTGGGACCGGAGCGGTGATGTGGCGAACGCCGCCGAGTGGGATGCGTACCTGAGCCAGTTCGCGCGGCGCCTGAAGTCCCCGCTGGAGGTGACGCTGGGTGCGCGGCCGCGGTGA
- a CDS encoding tagaturonate epimerase family protein, translating to MNSAGTILTVPNLHVRPQSVVAGDDGEWALALTNDDVRLLVCPAAGHEDVLRSYEGESGEHDGHRLLIGPTSARNAAGLRAHLSWLAPQPLGLCTSFGFGDRLGLATPGHVRALKAAGGPIIPVFAQQSARELTRTGRTAQDVLDAATWGAFAEGWKGRQGADADHLKTTADIDDYLAAGFTMFTIDPGEHVGQIEPDATSSDLRLGFDALPWSLIEETPAALLARYAGRVFDIEGHPIRLGEETLVRAAIKYARAVVHVAVMYRHLLAVAGARSVELEVSVDETDSPTSPAEHVFVASELRRLGVTWTSLAPRLVGRFEKGVDYIGDAAAFEVDWKIHSAIARVLGPYKLSLHSGSDKFSIYAAVATHTRGIVHVKTAGTSWLEALRTLAATDPPLFRELYRFARGRYDDDRASYHVSARLDAMPDPDKGTLSDEQLPALLDHFHARQVLHVTFGSILTATAPAGTGRFSDRIMAGLRAHSEAYAGNLERHFLRHLAPFAASHDRRLLPER from the coding sequence ATGAATTCCGCAGGTACGATCCTCACCGTGCCGAATCTCCATGTCCGGCCACAGTCGGTGGTGGCGGGCGACGACGGCGAGTGGGCACTCGCTCTGACGAATGACGATGTCCGGCTGTTGGTCTGTCCGGCGGCTGGTCACGAGGATGTCTTGCGGAGCTATGAGGGCGAATCCGGCGAGCATGACGGACACCGTCTCCTGATCGGACCGACCAGCGCCAGAAACGCCGCGGGGCTCCGCGCACACCTGTCCTGGCTGGCGCCACAGCCACTCGGCCTTTGCACGTCGTTTGGCTTCGGCGATCGTCTCGGTCTGGCGACTCCCGGGCACGTGAGGGCGCTGAAAGCGGCCGGCGGTCCCATCATCCCTGTGTTTGCGCAGCAGTCTGCCCGCGAGTTGACGCGAACCGGCCGCACGGCGCAAGACGTGCTGGACGCCGCGACGTGGGGAGCGTTCGCCGAGGGCTGGAAAGGCCGGCAGGGCGCCGACGCGGATCACCTGAAGACCACAGCCGACATTGACGACTACCTTGCCGCTGGCTTCACGATGTTCACGATCGATCCCGGCGAACATGTCGGACAGATCGAACCGGATGCGACGTCAAGTGATCTCCGGCTGGGATTTGACGCCCTCCCCTGGTCACTGATCGAGGAGACTCCCGCGGCGCTGCTGGCCCGATACGCAGGCCGGGTATTCGACATCGAAGGTCACCCGATCCGTCTCGGCGAGGAGACGCTGGTTCGCGCAGCCATCAAGTACGCGCGCGCCGTCGTCCACGTAGCGGTGATGTACAGGCACCTGCTCGCGGTTGCCGGGGCCCGATCGGTCGAACTCGAAGTCTCGGTCGACGAAACCGACTCGCCGACATCTCCGGCTGAGCACGTGTTCGTCGCGAGCGAACTGCGGAGGCTGGGCGTCACCTGGACGAGTCTTGCGCCGCGGCTGGTCGGACGGTTCGAAAAAGGCGTGGACTACATCGGCGACGCCGCCGCATTCGAGGTCGATTGGAAGATCCACTCGGCCATCGCGCGCGTCCTGGGCCCGTACAAGTTGAGCCTTCACTCTGGGTCCGACAAGTTCAGCATCTATGCGGCCGTCGCCACCCACACGCGCGGCATCGTACACGTCAAGACAGCGGGCACCAGCTGGCTCGAAGCGCTTCGGACACTCGCCGCCACCGACCCACCCCTCTTCCGTGAGCTTTACCGGTTCGCCAGAGGGCGCTACGACGACGATCGCGCCAGTTATCACGTCTCGGCCCGGCTGGACGCGATGCCGGATCCCGACAAGGGGACCCTCTCAGATGAGCAACTGCCTGCCCTGCTCGACCATTTCCACGCACGCCAGGTGCTCCACGTTACGTTCGGGTCGATCCTGACCGCGACCGCTCCAGCGGGAACTGGCCGATTCTCTGACCGCATCATGGCAGGCCTGCGTGCCCACTCCGAAGCATACGCCGGCAATCTAGAGAGGCATTTCCTCCGTCATCTGGCGCCGTTCGCCGCATCGCACGATCGCCGGCTACTTCCCGAACGATAG
- a CDS encoding nuclear transport factor 2 family protein, producing the protein MSIITLPIRSCVMTVVAVVTIAVMAPGISVTAQAPPASNPRAEVLALFEQSARDWSRGDIDAFCAVYAVDALFISPSGITRGRQAVLERYKQRYPGTTAMGTLSFDVLEARVAPGGSAVTVAARWHLTYAIKPPVSGLTLIVWHRTPAGWRLVQDASM; encoded by the coding sequence ATGAGCATAATCACGCTGCCAATTCGATCCTGCGTCATGACGGTCGTGGCGGTCGTGACGATCGCCGTGATGGCGCCTGGGATTTCTGTGACCGCGCAGGCGCCTCCCGCCTCCAACCCGCGCGCCGAGGTGCTCGCTCTCTTTGAGCAGAGCGCCCGCGACTGGTCGCGCGGCGACATCGACGCGTTCTGTGCCGTCTACGCCGTCGACGCGCTGTTCATCTCGCCGAGTGGGATCACGCGAGGGCGTCAGGCTGTTCTGGAGAGGTACAAGCAACGCTACCCCGGAACGACTGCCATGGGTACCCTGTCGTTCGACGTGCTGGAAGCGCGCGTGGCTCCCGGCGGGTCTGCCGTCACTGTGGCGGCACGGTGGCACCTCACGTACGCCATCAAACCCCCAGTCTCGGGGCTGACCCTCATCGTGTGGCACCGCACGCCCGCTGGGTGGCGCCTCGTGCAGGACGCGTCGATGTAG
- a CDS encoding glycoside hydrolase family 88 protein, with product MTHERVRQVIAAGIGALIVAGVVAGPAARQQSPKPAAPAVSIEMTGRSDPSFAQPSLAPGVDYTVPAEADIKQVLDRVRDYFVTNTPYRIIDAVTNQPITDFSKPVKTAGIDSRINEFNDWTYSMGVVLAAMNHITDVTGDQRYQNFSIRNFDFIFDHIDYFKRQAAAFGSQRLGYRRLIEMRELDDGGAMGAALIETYAKKPDPRYRAAIDAVDAHISTRQLRLADGTLARPRPQKVALWIDDAYMSIPFLAQMGKLTGQRKYFDDGARQVIGMAERLLDRTTGLYDHSWFENNAADPRFYWGRGAGWSLMTTAELLSVMPDDHPDRAKVLAIFQRAVQGVTQVQGSTGLWHQLLDRTDSYLETSASAMFTFAIARGVNRGWLAPTYAPVAQTGWQAVARRVRQDGQIEGICVSTTAAYDAVYYYNRPTDLKAMQGYGPVLMAGAEVIAMLRAFDIEKSVNTFHYRARATK from the coding sequence ATGACTCATGAACGCGTGAGACAGGTGATTGCAGCCGGGATCGGCGCGCTGATTGTGGCTGGCGTGGTCGCGGGGCCAGCGGCCCGGCAGCAATCGCCCAAGCCCGCCGCACCGGCCGTCTCGATTGAAATGACCGGACGGTCGGACCCGTCGTTTGCGCAGCCATCGCTGGCCCCTGGCGTGGATTACACGGTGCCGGCCGAAGCCGACATCAAGCAGGTGCTCGATCGCGTGCGCGACTACTTCGTGACGAACACCCCGTACCGGATCATCGACGCGGTCACCAACCAGCCCATCACCGATTTTTCCAAACCTGTGAAGACGGCGGGTATCGACTCCCGCATCAACGAATTCAACGACTGGACCTACTCGATGGGCGTGGTCCTGGCCGCGATGAACCACATCACCGACGTCACGGGCGATCAGCGCTATCAGAATTTCAGCATCAGAAACTTCGACTTCATCTTCGACCACATCGACTACTTCAAACGTCAGGCGGCGGCGTTCGGCTCGCAACGGCTCGGCTATCGCCGCCTGATCGAGATGCGGGAGCTCGACGACGGCGGCGCGATGGGGGCGGCGCTCATCGAGACGTACGCGAAGAAGCCGGACCCGCGCTATCGGGCGGCCATCGACGCGGTGGATGCCCACATCTCGACCAGGCAGCTTCGCCTCGCGGACGGAACACTTGCCAGGCCTCGTCCCCAGAAGGTGGCCCTGTGGATTGATGACGCCTACATGAGCATCCCGTTCCTCGCCCAGATGGGCAAGCTCACCGGCCAGCGCAAGTACTTCGACGACGGCGCCCGGCAGGTGATCGGAATGGCCGAGCGGTTACTGGACCGGACCACGGGCCTGTATGACCACTCCTGGTTCGAGAACAACGCGGCGGATCCGCGCTTCTACTGGGGCCGGGGCGCAGGATGGAGCCTGATGACCACGGCGGAACTCCTGAGCGTGATGCCGGACGACCACCCGGACCGTGCGAAGGTGCTGGCGATCTTCCAGCGCGCGGTGCAGGGCGTGACGCAGGTGCAAGGCAGCACGGGCCTCTGGCACCAGCTGCTCGACAGGACCGACAGTTACCTCGAGACGTCGGCCTCCGCGATGTTCACGTTCGCGATTGCCCGTGGCGTCAACCGCGGCTGGCTGGCGCCTACCTACGCGCCGGTCGCCCAGACGGGATGGCAGGCTGTCGCGCGGCGCGTCCGTCAGGACGGCCAGATCGAAGGCATCTGCGTATCGACCACCGCCGCCTACGATGCGGTCTATTACTACAATCGGCCAACCGATCTGAAGGCCATGCAGGGATATGGCCCGGTGCTGATGGCGGGCGCGGAAGTCATCGCGATGCTTCGCGCGTTCGACATCGAGAAGTCCGTGAATACGTTCCACTATCGAGCGCGGGCCACCAAGTAG
- a CDS encoding RNA-binding protein, which translates to MGRKLYVGNLPYTTGEQDLQELFGKAGQVDSVSVMRDMATGRARGFAFVEMATDADAQKAIAELHDHPFGGRNLTVNEARPRTERSGGFGSGGGNNRGGGGGGGRRESRW; encoded by the coding sequence ATGGGTAGAAAACTGTATGTCGGCAACCTTCCGTACACGACGGGCGAACAGGACCTTCAGGAACTGTTCGGCAAGGCCGGCCAGGTCGATTCCGTCAGCGTAATGCGCGACATGGCCACGGGCCGGGCTCGCGGGTTCGCTTTCGTGGAAATGGCCACTGACGCCGATGCGCAGAAGGCCATCGCGGAGTTGCACGACCATCCATTCGGCGGTCGCAATCTGACCGTCAACGAGGCGCGTCCCCGCACCGAGCGGTCCGGCGGCTTCGGCAGCGGCGGCGGCAACAACCGCGGCGGCGGCGGTGGCGGCGGGCGTCGCGAGTCGCGCTGGTAG
- a CDS encoding M3 family metallopeptidase, whose product MSKRIILLMLLLAVPFVPVVAQQPAKPAAAPLADNPLLKDWTTPFGVPPFSEIKAEHFVPAIKEAIAQQRKEIDAIANNPQRPTFANTIEALENAGDLLGKVTPVFSNLQSSNTTAELQAVNREIAPLLSALRDDIRLNPNVWARIKTVWDARAALKLPPVQAKLLEENYKSFVRGGANLTSAQKERFRAINAELSTLGIKFGDNLLKETNSYQLVIDKVEDLAGLPPSVVAAGAETAREAGKPGKWVYTLAAPSIWPFLQYADNRELRRQILTAYITRCDHNDQYDTKVNVAQTAALRAERAQLLGYKSHADFVLEENMAKTPDKVYALLNQLWKPAREMALREAADQQTLIKSLGANFTLEPWDWRYYQEKVKKARYDLDEQALRPYFKIDNVQQGAFYVANKLYGLTFTPRPDLPVYHPDVKAFEVKDRDGSHLGIYYSDYHPRAGKRVGAWSSSFRGTRLKDGKRVTPVVVNVCNFSKPTGDQPALLSLEEVETLFHEFGHGLNSLLSKVPYRGLGGFPRDFVEVPSQIMENWSLEPEVLQVYAKHFKTGEVIPAALVEKIKKSAQFDQGFITVEYLAASFLDMDWHTLPPGPPKDATAFENASLARIQLPPDIVSRYRSPYFNHIFGPGGGYASGYYAYIWSEVLDQDAFQAFREKGLFDQATAKGFRTILEKGGTEEPMALYIAFRGREPSVEPLLKKRGLK is encoded by the coding sequence ATGTCGAAACGCATCATCCTGCTTATGCTCCTGCTCGCCGTCCCGTTCGTGCCCGTGGTGGCGCAGCAGCCGGCGAAACCGGCCGCGGCCCCGCTGGCCGACAACCCGCTGCTCAAGGATTGGACGACCCCGTTCGGCGTGCCGCCGTTCTCGGAGATCAAGGCTGAGCACTTCGTGCCGGCGATCAAGGAAGCGATTGCGCAGCAGCGTAAGGAAATTGACGCGATCGCGAACAACCCGCAGCGGCCCACCTTCGCCAACACGATTGAGGCACTCGAGAACGCCGGCGATCTGCTTGGCAAGGTGACTCCCGTGTTCTCAAACCTCCAGTCGTCTAACACGACTGCCGAACTGCAGGCGGTCAATCGCGAGATTGCGCCGCTGCTGTCGGCTCTTCGCGACGACATCCGGCTGAACCCGAATGTGTGGGCCCGGATCAAGACCGTGTGGGACGCGCGGGCCGCGTTGAAGCTGCCGCCCGTGCAGGCCAAGTTGCTCGAGGAGAACTACAAGAGCTTCGTGCGCGGTGGCGCGAATCTCACTTCCGCGCAGAAGGAGCGGTTCCGCGCGATCAATGCCGAACTATCGACGCTCGGCATCAAGTTCGGCGACAACCTGCTCAAGGAGACCAACAGCTACCAACTGGTGATCGACAAGGTGGAAGATCTCGCCGGGCTGCCGCCAAGCGTGGTCGCGGCCGGGGCCGAGACGGCCAGGGAAGCGGGGAAGCCCGGCAAGTGGGTCTACACGCTGGCAGCGCCCAGCATCTGGCCGTTCCTGCAGTACGCCGACAATCGCGAGCTTCGCAGGCAGATCCTCACGGCGTACATCACGCGCTGCGATCACAACGACCAGTACGACACCAAGGTGAACGTTGCGCAGACCGCCGCCCTGCGCGCGGAACGGGCGCAACTGCTCGGCTACAAGAGCCACGCCGACTTCGTGCTCGAAGAGAACATGGCGAAGACGCCAGACAAGGTCTACGCCCTGCTCAATCAGTTATGGAAACCCGCCCGCGAGATGGCGCTGAGGGAGGCCGCCGACCAGCAGACCTTGATCAAGTCGCTCGGCGCGAACTTCACACTCGAACCCTGGGATTGGCGTTACTACCAGGAGAAGGTCAAGAAGGCCCGGTACGACCTCGACGAGCAGGCGCTGCGGCCCTACTTCAAGATTGACAATGTGCAGCAGGGCGCCTTCTACGTGGCCAACAAGCTCTACGGCCTGACGTTCACGCCGCGGCCCGATCTGCCCGTCTACCATCCCGACGTGAAGGCGTTCGAGGTCAAGGACAGGGACGGCTCGCACCTTGGCATCTACTACTCCGATTACCATCCGCGCGCGGGCAAGCGCGTCGGTGCCTGGAGCAGCTCGTTCCGCGGCACGCGCCTCAAGGACGGCAAGCGTGTGACACCGGTCGTCGTCAACGTCTGCAACTTCTCGAAACCGACGGGCGACCAACCGGCGCTGCTGAGCCTCGAGGAGGTCGAGACGCTGTTCCACGAGTTCGGTCACGGCCTCAACTCGCTGCTGTCGAAGGTGCCGTATCGCGGACTCGGCGGCTTCCCGCGCGACTTCGTCGAAGTGCCGTCACAGATCATGGAAAACTGGTCGCTCGAGCCCGAGGTGCTGCAGGTGTATGCGAAGCACTTCAAGACGGGCGAGGTGATCCCGGCGGCGCTGGTTGAGAAGATCAAGAAGTCGGCGCAGTTCGACCAGGGGTTCATCACCGTGGAGTATCTCGCGGCCTCGTTCCTTGACATGGACTGGCACACGCTGCCGCCGGGGCCACCGAAAGACGCGACGGCGTTCGAGAATGCGTCGCTCGCGAGGATTCAGCTGCCGCCCGACATCGTGTCGCGCTATCGCAGCCCGTACTTCAACCACATCTTCGGGCCGGGCGGCGGCTATGCTTCGGGGTACTACGCCTACATCTGGAGCGAGGTGCTCGACCAGGACGCGTTCCAGGCGTTCAGGGAGAAGGGCCTGTTCGACCAGGCCACGGCGAAGGGATTCCGGACCATCCTCGAGAAGGGCGGGACCGAGGAGCCGATGGCGCTGTACATCGCCTTCCGCGGCCGCGAGCCGAGCGTGGAGCCGCTGCTGAAGAAGAGGGGACTGAAATAG